AGGATCTACATGTGCGAGGGTGATTAatgcttcttctccttcagcGTGTGTATTGACTCTGTAATGTTTCCTTTCGACATATACGCTTTCCCACCCCCGTGTTACCACCTCCTCCACAGGACCTCATCGGTACCATCGCCGTCCCACCACTGCGCCATTGCAGAACCAAACTCATCGAAcgcgaaaatgaaaaaaacatcgAGTTCATGGAAACTGGAAATATCGTCTTCTCAACGTTGAATAGTGACATGAAGAACTACACCAAGCACGGTGCCTGTTGTCGGAAGTTCGTTGAGAAACTTTGTAAATTGTACAACTGTAATTTACCCGTGAACAGCTTCTCCCTTTGATGGTGAAGACCAGCTAGCCATTCTGCATCatttctcttctcctttgtGTCAGTTGAGGTACCCTTTATTTATGTGTGCCTTTTGTTGGTCCCTCCTTCACATCAATTGTTATTTCCTAGGTTGTGTCGCCTACAGCACCACCACTCGTTAACAAATTTTTACCATCTTCAGAGTCGCTAACACCAACATCATGCTTCTTTCCACGAGGCTTCTTCAAAAAGTAATCGAAGTTTTCCATATAGTTATGATCGTAGATATGTTTGACATTCTCCGGTAGCTCATAATTCTGCAATCGCCGTTGTCCCTCCTTGGCGTGGCTCTGCGTAGGAATGATATAGTCCTCTATGTTCTTGGCGTACATTTTGTTACTCATTAAGACGTGCTCAGGGTAGATAAGTTCCCGTATCTTCCTGCTCAGGAGTTTTATGCCTAGACCGAATTTGGCAGAGGTTCCAATAACTTCTATATGggggaatatatttttcagaCGGAAATATAGGGAGTCTAAATTGAGTAGAGCGTTTTTGTGTAGCATGTCACACTTGGTGGCAACCacaagttcttttttttttaaataatctggattgaaaaggaagagttcATTTCTtagcatttttatttgttttattgTATCGTTATGGTAGTCCTTGAGGTTGGCACGAACTTCTTTTGATGCGTGCATATGGTTACTTCTCTCATCGGTGCAATTGTCCTTATGTGTGCTCTCTTTTAAtacttcctcctcccctgCTTCCACCGCGTCTATCGTTTTTCCCCCATCAGACGCCTTGCTATTCGCCCGCTTTAGACTCTCCGTGTAGTAGTCCTCAACCTGAGTGTCGTCCACATTCTCCAGTTTGTCACTCGCAACGTCGATGACGTAAACGATAAGCTTGCTTCTATATAAGTGTCTGAGGATTCTCTTTCCACGGCTAGAATCCTTGTGTGCgttataaaaaaggaagggggtATCCAGAAGAGTTATTTCTACCCCATCGATGTAGTTAATGTTCGAAACGTGTGGTATGGTGGTGCTAAATATTTGACTACTAATATTCCCATAATACCTACTGAGGCTACTACAGAGGGATGTTTTCCCACTGTTTCCAATGCCAATGAAGGCTACATCGTTCATTAGGCGGAGCTCCAATTCAAGGAGCATCTTCTCCCCATTCTCGGGTAATCTATAAtcatgttttttaaaaaaggaatatgatatgcctccttttcctccacGAGCTACCAAGAgttcctcattttcttttaaaaactgATGCCAAAAAATACTCTTATACATTTTcctattattttcatttttttttttacagtaaATTCTCTTTCGTACAATTGTTCCTACGGGGACGAATACAATTTTGTCACTACCATCT
This DNA window, taken from Plasmodium knowlesi strain H genome assembly, chromosome: 13, encodes the following:
- a CDS encoding GTP-binding protein Obg2, putative, whose translation is MLIRKLSFLRFPQTEIVLFLLKHEGVSTVSLGGKSKGAIRFCTPRSTTFSSLCSAGMGNRPLGGDALSSIEQAAQGMNEESSAAPGKCTPTHCDEGKVRSNHHNLNGDVQEKDDVYENSECVYIKGDRKFVVRRRRGATCTGGSSDGDAVGMSVYRGVQPGWDQNEEVLTKGEPMIIPQLSKEHEAEDSNLSFSEGGMIWSSPSKGGSRFITNAESESPGKNCAHQSDEGAPWDAPKNEALMKILTEPTDHLMMRNERRFCDFLWVVAKSGKGGEPNYKRRRSKKLKGEGYGGHGGNVILKSKKSIYDLIKIEQKVKANDGENFKENSRGKDGSDKIVFVPVGTIVRKRIYCKKKNENNRKMYKSIFWHQFLKENEELLVARGGKGGISYSFFKKHDYRLPENGEKMLLELELRLMNDVAFIGIGNSGKTSLCSSLSRYYGNISSQIFSTTIPHVSNINYIDGVEITLLDTPFLFYNAHKDSSRGKRILRHLYRSKLIVYVIDVASDKLENVDDTQVEDYYTESLKRANSKASDGGKTIDAVEAGEEEVLKESTHKDNCTDERSNHMHASKEVRANLKDYHNDTIKQIKMLRNELFLFNPDYLKKKELVVATKCDMLHKNALLNLDSLYFRLKNIFPHIEVIGTSAKFGLGIKLLSRKIRELIYPEHVLMSNKMYAKNIEDYIIPTQSHAKEGQRRLQNYELPENVKHIYDHNYMENFDYFLKKPRGKKHDVGVSDSEDGKNLLTSGGAVGDTT